In Elephas maximus indicus isolate mEleMax1 chromosome 7, mEleMax1 primary haplotype, whole genome shotgun sequence, the following proteins share a genomic window:
- the LOC126080857 gene encoding olfactory receptor 1440-like, translated as MAGGRNNTAVIKFILSGFSDFPKFKFILFTVFLGMYILTMAWNLGLMTLIKMDSHLHTPTYFFLNKLAFLDICYVSSTAPKMLSDFFQEQKSISFMGCTIQYFFSSLGLTECCLLAAMAYDRYAAICRPLLYTAIMSPMLCLQMVVGVYATGIFGSLIQQCTSLQLDFCGPNVINHFFCDLPQLLILSCSDAFFLQVMKFVIAVIFGVASLLVIMISYSYIIATILKISSVEGRYKAFNTCTSHLTAVTFFFGSGLFVYMHPSYDNSLGYDKMASVFYTVVIPMLNPLIYCLRNKEIKDALKRCEKKRVFSHCH; from the coding sequence ATGGCTGGAGGAAGGAACAATACAGCAGTCATCAAGTTCATTCTCTCAGGATTCTCAGATTTTCCTAAATTCAAGTTCATCCTCTTTACAGTATTCCTTGGGATGTACATCTTGACAATGGCCTGGAACCTGGGTCTTATGACCCTGATCAAGATGGACTCCCATCTGCACACACCCACGTATTTTTTCCTCAATAAACTAGCCTTCTTAGATATATGCTATGTTTCTTCCACAGCCCCCAAGATGCTCTCAGACTTCTTCCAGGAGCAGAAATCCATCTCCTTCATGGGGTGCACCATACAGTACTTCTTCTCTAGCTTGGGTCTGACTGAGTGCTGTCTTCTGGCAGCCATGGCTTATGATCGATATGCTGCCATTTGCAGGCCTCTACTTTACACAGCCATCATGTCCCCTATGCTCTGTCTGCAAATGGTGGTTGGGGTCTATGCAACTGGTATTTTTGGTTCATTGATTCAACAGTGTACTTCACTTCAGCTTGATTTTTGTGGACCAAATGTTATCAaccatttcttctgtgacctGCCTCAGCTGTTGATTCTATCTTGCTCTGACGCCTTTTTCCTACAAGTCATGAAGTTTGTGATAGCAGTGATTTTTGGTGTGGCATCACTCTTAGTCATCATGATATCTTATAGTTATATCATTGCCACCATTCTGAAGATCAGTTCAGTTGAAGGCAGGTACAAGGCCTTCAATACCTGTACTTCTCATCTGACAGCAGTGACCTTCTTTTTTGGATCAGGACTCTTTGTCTATATGCATCCCAGCTATGACAATTCACTGGGCTACGACAAGATGGCATCAGTCTTCTACACAGTGGTGATCCCAATGTTGAATCCTTTGATTTATTGTCTGAGGAACAAGGAAATCAAAGATGCCCTTAAGAGGTGTGAAAAAAAGAGAGTGTTTTCCCACTGTCACTGA
- the LOC126080863 gene encoding olfactory receptor 1440-like, which produces MAERRNSTSTRFILLGFYEFPKLTILLFSIFLGIYLLTVTWNLGLITLIRMDSHLHTPMYFFLSNLSFLDICYVSTISPRMLSDFFKKHNFISFMGCTIQYFFFSILGLTESSLLASMAYDRYAAICNPLLYTAIMSPTVCLKMLVGSWISGFFGSLIQLCALLQLHFCGPDVINHFFCDLPQLMILSCSDTFFLQVIFSVLTVIFGLTSVLVIMISYGYIILTIFTISSAEGRSKAFNTCASHLTAVTLFYASGTFVYLWPSSDDSLSQSKLASILYVVVIPMLNPLIYSLRNKEIKDALIRWKKRIFS; this is translated from the coding sequence ATGGCTGAGAGAAGAAACAGTACAAGTACCCGGTTCATCCTCttgggattctatgaatttccgaAGCTCACCATTCTCCTGTTTTCAATATTCCTAGGGATCTACCTCCTGACAGTGACTTGGAACTTGGGCCTCATCACCCTCATCAGAATGGATTCCCAtctgcacacacccatgtactttttcctcagtaaTCTGTCCTTTCTGGACATCTGCTATGTTTCCACTATATCCCCCAGGATGCTCTCAGACTTCTTCAAGAAGCATAATTTCATCTCCTTTATGGGGTGCACCATCCAGTACTTCTTCTTTTCTATCCTGGGTCTGACTGAGAGCAGTCTTCTGGCATCCATGGCTTATGATCGATATGCTgccatttgtaaccctctgctctacacagcCATCATGTCCCCAACCGTCTGTCTGAAAATGCTGGTAGGATCTTGGATAAGTGGATTCTTTGGCTCACTCATCCAACTGTGTGCCTTACTTCAGCTCCATTTCTGTGGACCAGATGTCATTAaccatttcttctgtgacctGCCCCAACTGATGATCCTGTCTTGTTCTGATACCTTTTTCTTACAAGTTATCTTCTCGGTGCTCACAGTGATCTTTGGATTGACTTCTGTGCTGGTTATCATGATATCATATGGTTATATAATTCTCACTATTTTCACGATCAGTTCAGCTGAAGGCAGGTCCAAGGCTTTCAACACCTGTGCTTCTCACCTGACAGCAGTGACCCTCTTCTATGCCTCAGGAACGTTTGTCTATTTATGGCCCAGCTCTGATGATTCTCTTAGCCAAAGCAAGCTTGCTTCTATTTTATATGTTGTGGTCATTCCCATGTTAAATCCATTGATCTATAGTCTCAGAAACAAGGAAATCAAAGATGCCCTAATCAGATGGAAGAAAAGAATTTTCTCCtaa